The proteins below come from a single Tachypleus tridentatus isolate NWPU-2018 chromosome 13, ASM421037v1, whole genome shotgun sequence genomic window:
- the scu gene encoding hydroxysteroid 17-beta dehydrogenase 10 produces MTTIRNVKGLVALVTGGASGLGQATVQRLVNQGARVVICDLPTSKGQDVAKTLGDSCAFAPTDVTSEEDVGKALDLVKDKFGKLDVAVNCAGIGVAFKIYNFKKDLPHSLEDFKKVLLVNCLGTFNVNRLALGLIGKNEPDSDGQRGVLINTASIAAFEGQTGQVAYSASKGAIVGMTLPIARDLAPQGIRCCTIAPGLFDTPLLAGLPEKVRTFLAKTVPFPSRLGNTEEFAHLVQFIVENPLVNGEVIRLDGALRMQP; encoded by the exons GGTCTTGTTGCCTTGGTCACTGGAGGAGCTTCAGGACTAGGGCAGGCTACTGTCCAGAGATTGGTCAACCAGGGAGCTCGGGTTGTTATTTGTGATCTTCCTACTTCCAAAGGTCAGGATGTAGCCAAGACCTTGGGTGATAGCTGTGCATTTGCTCCAACTGAT gttaCTTCTGAAGAGGATGTTGGAAAAGCTTTGGACTTAGTCAAAGACAAATTTGGCAAATTAGATGTTGCTGTCAACTGTGCTGGTATTGGAGTTGCTTTCAAAATATACAATTTCAAGAAAGATCTACCTCATTCTCTTGAAGATTTTAAGAAAGTGTTATTG GTCAATTGTCTTGGTACATTCAATGTAAATCGTCTAGCACTTGGATTGATTGGAAAGAATGAACCAGATTCTGATGGTCAGCGTGGAGTTCTGATCAATACTGCTAGCATAGCAGCATTTGAAGGTCAGACAGGACAAGTGGCTTATTCAGCAAGCAAAGGGGCCATAGTAGGCATGACTCTTCCAATTGCTCGTGATCTTGCTCCCCAAGGGATACGGTGCTGTACTATTGCACCAG GTTTATTTGATACACCATTACTTGCTGGTCTACCTGAGAAGGTTCGAACATTCTTGGCAAAGACTGTGCCTTTTCCAAGTCGTCTTGGTAATACAGAAGAATTTGCTCATCTTGTTCAGTTCATTGTGGAAAATCCACTGGTGAATGGAGAAGTAATAAGATTAGATGGAGCTCTTAGAATGCAGCCATGA